A region of Hydrogenimonas cancrithermarum DNA encodes the following proteins:
- the mntA gene encoding type VII toxin-antitoxin system MntA family adenylyltransferase antitoxin, with protein sequence MSSEKAVEKIREILAKDENVRFGYLFGSYADGTFDERSDVDIAVFCERDDLDMRLGLHHRLQKFLKKEVDLVCLNRVKNLFLLESILDGILLKDHEERPYYEVMKRHEIIDYKLFKSMIDAA encoded by the coding sequence GTGAGCAGTGAGAAGGCAGTAGAAAAGATTCGTGAGATTCTCGCGAAAGATGAAAATGTACGATTCGGTTATCTTTTCGGCTCCTATGCGGATGGAACGTTCGATGAACGCAGTGATGTGGATATCGCGGTCTTTTGTGAGCGGGACGATCTGGATATGCGGCTCGGACTCCATCATCGGCTGCAAAAGTTCTTGAAAAAAGAGGTGGATTTGGTCTGTCTGAACCGTGTCAAAAACCTTTTTCTGCTCGAATCTATCCTGGATGGTATTCTCCTCAAAGATCATGAGGAGCGGCCTTATTACGAAGTGATGAAACGGCATGAGATTATCGATTACAAACTCTTCAAAAGTATGATCGATGCGGCATAA
- the gmhB gene encoding D-glycero-beta-D-manno-heptose 1,7-bisphosphate 7-phosphatase, translating into MKRALFLDRDGVINIDHGYVSRIEDFEFVDGILDFIKDAQEKGYLPIIVTNQSGIGRGYYSSEDFERLTDYMLEKMREAGIAIDRSQIFHCPHDPEEGCDCRKPMPGMLLAAKERFAIDMEHSWMLGDKPGDIEAAKRAGVGHTRFVERNSSIDWRLDEWESDTIVEKIREALVSDRIMWQKHALQRMLERGISRKRVRKALLCGMVIERYDNDRPFPSLLLLDKSEEPLHVVAAYDEVGEMCYIVTAYRPDTRYFEPDLRTRRR; encoded by the coding sequence ATGAAAAGAGCGCTGTTTCTCGACCGCGACGGGGTGATCAACATCGATCACGGGTATGTGAGCCGTATCGAAGATTTCGAATTTGTCGATGGGATTTTGGATTTTATAAAAGATGCCCAGGAAAAGGGGTATCTGCCCATCATCGTGACCAACCAGTCGGGGATTGGGCGCGGGTATTACTCGTCGGAGGATTTCGAGAGACTGACGGACTACATGCTCGAAAAGATGCGGGAGGCGGGCATAGCGATCGACCGTTCGCAGATTTTCCACTGCCCGCACGATCCGGAAGAGGGGTGCGACTGCCGCAAGCCGATGCCGGGGATGCTCCTGGCGGCCAAAGAGCGTTTCGCGATCGATATGGAACACTCCTGGATGCTCGGTGACAAACCCGGCGATATCGAAGCGGCCAAGAGAGCCGGGGTGGGGCATACGCGCTTTGTCGAAAGAAACAGCTCCATCGATTGGCGGTTGGACGAGTGGGAAAGTGATACAATTGTAGAAAAGATTCGTGAAGCTCTCGTGTCGGATCGCATCATGTGGCAAAAGCACGCCTTGCAGCGTATGTTGGAGCGGGGCATCTCCCGAAAAAGGGTGCGAAAGGCTCTCCTGTGTGGAATGGTCATCGAGCGGTACGATAACGACCGGCCGTTTCCCAGTCTACTTCTGCTCGATAAGAGCGAGGAGCCTCTGCACGTCGTCGCGGCATATGACGAGGTTGGAGAGATGTGTTACATCGTGACGGCCTACCGCCCCGATACGAGATATTTCGAACCGGATTTGAGAACGAGGAGAAGATGA
- the ccoS gene encoding cbb3-type cytochrome oxidase assembly protein CcoS: MSSGILAMMLGVSTLLGALGLFALLWGHKTGQFEDKHKFLDGALYDGEEELKDAVMMEEKRKEVASRKAQALEEKRKDKRVMPD; the protein is encoded by the coding sequence ATGAGTTCCGGAATTCTCGCGATGATGCTGGGCGTCTCCACGCTGCTCGGGGCGCTCGGCCTTTTTGCGCTGCTTTGGGGACACAAGACCGGACAGTTCGAAGACAAGCACAAGTTTCTGGACGGGGCGCTTTACGATGGCGAAGAGGAGCTCAAAGACGCGGTGATGATGGAAGAGAAACGCAAAGAGGTCGCGAGCCGCAAAGCGCAAGCTTTGGAGGAGAAGAGGAAAGACAAACGGGTGATGCCGGATTGA
- the hepT gene encoding type VII toxin-antitoxin system HepT family RNase toxin → MRHKIEKKIERIDYCVDLLENYKPECRDKFKTDPMFEGALLHYLYLASDGCVSLAEMVLKYKKKGNAQSYYEAIDALGEYGIIPRAFAYDFAKIASFRNFLAHDYEKIDPLLICEQALEKLEEIREYLRFIEKAID, encoded by the coding sequence ATGCGGCATAAAATCGAAAAGAAGATCGAGAGGATCGATTATTGTGTCGATTTGCTGGAAAATTACAAACCTGAGTGCAGAGATAAATTCAAAACGGACCCTATGTTCGAAGGTGCGTTGCTACACTATCTCTATTTGGCGAGCGACGGGTGTGTGTCGTTGGCCGAAATGGTCTTGAAGTACAAGAAAAAGGGCAATGCCCAAAGTTATTACGAAGCGATCGATGCTTTGGGCGAGTATGGCATCATTCCCAGAGCGTTTGCCTACGATTTCGCCAAAATCGCCTCTTTCAGAAATTTTTTGGCCCACGATTATGAAAAGATTGATCCATTGTTGATTTGTGAGCAGGCTCTGGAAAAGTTGGAAGAGATTCGAGAGTATCTGCGTTTTATAGAAAAAGCTATCGATTGA
- a CDS encoding Dabb family protein, producing the protein MVVHIVMFRFEDENKSENIEKVKEMLEALPEKIPSLRSMEAGVDFLHSERSMDLVLTSTFDDRDGLEAYRVHPAHQEVVAFIKEVTVESRVVDYER; encoded by the coding sequence ATGGTTGTGCATATCGTAATGTTTCGGTTCGAGGATGAGAACAAATCTGAAAATATCGAAAAAGTGAAAGAGATGCTCGAGGCGCTGCCGGAGAAGATTCCTTCGCTTCGGTCGATGGAGGCCGGGGTCGATTTTCTCCATTCCGAGCGGTCGATGGATCTGGTGCTGACTTCGACGTTCGACGACCGAGATGGGCTGGAAGCGTACCGCGTGCACCCGGCACATCAGGAGGTGGTCGCTTTCATTAAAGAGGTTACCGTCGAAAGCCGTGTGGTCGACTATGAAAGATAG